From a region of the Dunckerocampus dactyliophorus isolate RoL2022-P2 chromosome 20, RoL_Ddac_1.1, whole genome shotgun sequence genome:
- the prrc2a gene encoding protein PRRC2A isoform X1, producing the protein MSERSGQTAKGKEGKTKYASLNLFDTYKGKSLEPQKLIVPPRHGLQSLGKVASARRMPPPANLPSLKAENKGNDPNVSLVPKDGTGWASKPEQADPKSTDALSAPQQEPQQPVASQTPAPTRPRTPPASEVPTVTAMAAASTQAVGARSWAQASVTLGVQGDGGKGSNLPSPFSREEFPTLQAAGDQDKAGKEQGTADQWYGPGPSLRPQNVTSWRDGGGRGLAPTLSGEGAAEGGNGGALVMDGAAGVPPQSSQSHVPPRNPPAGSPALPLPQPPVGPGFPQFRGILPPFMYPPYLPFPANYGPQGPYRFPPPGEGPAPRFSRSQVGPDSRSQVRPRDAGGEVVKRPSILKQDDLKELDELDHDGDEGWAGAHEEIDYSAKLKFSDDEGDDEGEEDTTESKNDLNEQQKSQEAPYATSCSRASDSSGENRHTPPSNTDNDPQTSSNKPGWTEEGGSGWSGQGAPANYQGRRHGVGGHREQPSPPPGPLLGQGPHSFYRQERSHNQSASSGSGKPGHTQHQPAAGGQTPPPQPGLLVHAVPGDDEDETWRQRRKQSSTEISAAVERARRRREEEERRMEEERRAACAEKLKRLDEKQQQQGSNAGGSGGSKTPSLDGNSTTATAGSLSPSLSASASSPNVSQPPSPCVDPEEPPALAVQPGAGLGVSDRQRANSNSSYDSSTDAQHCPQPAVSQPQQPTLDVPPPVDKEETVCTPHVRSGSGGERGTEPVKIENIGAGSGRQAVGPPGQVYSKYQKSLPPRFQRQQQEQLLKQQQQWQQQHSQASQSQISPQAQPPQGPSPVSTPQPGPGPKQGGPLYQPSNLVRPLPMNFDPRWMMMSYMDPRMMQGRPPPMDFYSAGMHPSGLIGRERSDSGGSGSDPFERQQQHPGHPHRGTPPIDPKLAWGTEVFPGGGEACGLNSPLRQRQTSEEEDVTKGPRGDTPPHRIREGGLGPVKQPNTSSGPSNQTPPPVSAPGGSHHPHHYMSGQGNYNNFPEQGARMPSLQQQQQRAGERGTHSHGFTHQDDVPARGSQSGQLWGAPHPHYDRNGRADHPAGEGNSHHHQHHHNHHPQQPHYTVQPHKPENSHDRIVEPLPKKTNSSPPLQQSSLSSSCSSSSSSASTREDGSVKATLHHHHSHREGEAGVGQSLGERGVSGSAGSGNHVKHEKTGSSHAPHGSVSASPPPAQHGSLSQPQHHPHPRSNQRAMRDHKTETQWGPRPGSTNTGGPSSHGRRANNAGGGNNSRGGDDSSNALLEHKPISQAGGSNPNKRAGPIKKPVMKEMKKEAGEIDGGEKANQGFGKDKEKDGGQSTLIKQDASTTHNASAVSGKEEPATTIKPRNGGKERAHAGGGGGGGGGGGGSGRGPKEADTTSSGFSGSSSRRDRDRSFERRASNSHNHGMSNKATRGSRGRGGEFFARGRGYRGTYTASAGPSGGNRGRMGGRSGRDYRISVAGSHHHDSKVEGPGGRHGQDRSQHNPARARNRSETRSEGSEYEEIPKRRRERGSETGSESGASDLGHSDKDDTQKPNTKNGLDNTNTTSSGNLSSAPRGSQARVFTPRGVPSRRGRGGSSGGGNIYRNSGNVGGTIGGHRVAPGSASHGGSSRQPNSARRQQALTQTSGHKDLGRGGLTLVKKDKTADGTQAQSHGSNPPPPSLLVTTPTTQTSTENGAVLTQQASSNSASITGAPNSVHPPPNRGFPPSGFERPKRRRHGRSQHQQDKPPRFRRLKERENAARINGGVGVIGGGRPASPSLNSVQDSNGATVTTTLISNAQNTNHNASLTTNTNNSGGGHLSNANSHHHHHFSQGSTGPTHPQHHHSHGAKSPDFTNQNSDQANEEWETASESSDFTEFRDKEGGGKSYPAHPHHPLGKGLGGGGGGVVEREMAGKEPQANKRSFSSQRPGMERQNRRVNVGGAGGGGGGRGPRGPTGGGGGSSGTGNGGGNRGEKRGNWPSPKNRK; encoded by the exons ATGTCAGAGCGCTCTGGGCAAACTGCAAAGGGGAAGGAAGGCAAAACCAAGTATGCGTCTCTCAACCTGTTTGATACATACAAAGGAAAGAGCCTTGAACCACAAAAGCTTATTG TTCCTCCCCGCCATGGCTTGCAGTCTCTCGGTAAAGTTGCCTCTGCCCGGCGTATGCCACCCCCTGCCAATTTGCCAAGTCTGAAGGCAGAGAATAAAGGCAACGATCCCAACGTCTCGCTCGTTCCCAAAGACGGCACAGGATGGGCAAGCAAACCGGAACAAGCAGACCCAAAGAG taCCGATGCGTTGTCAGCACCGCAGCAGGAACCGCAGCAGCCTGTGGCTTCACAGACGCCTGCACCCACCCGCCCGAGAACCCCACCAGCTTCAGAGGTGCCAACAGTCACA GCTATGGCTGCAGCTTCAACCCAGGCCGTAGGGGCAAGGTCCTGGGCACAGGCCAGTGTTACACTTGGAGTACAAGGGGATG gtgGAAAGGGATCAAACCTACCGTCGCCATTCTCTCGCGAGGAATTTCCCACCCTGCAGGCGGCTGGCGACCAGGACAAAGCTGGCAAAGAACAGGGCACTGCAGATCAGTGGTATGGGCCCGGACCAAGCCTCCGCCCCCAGA ACGTTACAAGTTGGCGGGACGGTGGGGGCCGAGGCCTGGCACCCACCCTCTCTGGGGAGGGGGCGGCAGAGGGTGGCAATGGTGGGGCTTTGGTGATGGATGGGGCAGCCGGGGTCCCACCTCAGAGCTCACAGTCCCACGTGCCACCTAGGAACCCTCCCGCAGGCAGCCCCGCCCTGCCCTTGCCTCAGCCCCCTGTTGGGCCTGGGTTTCCCCAATTCAGAGGGATCCTGCCTCCATTT ATGTATCCACCTTATTTACCTTTCCCGGCAAATTATGGTCCACAAGGCCCCTACAGGTTCCCGCCACCCGGAGAAGGGCCAGCTCCAAG GTTCTCTCGGTCACAGGTTGGTCCTGACAGCAGATCCCAGGTTCGCCCACGCGACGCAGGTGGAGAGGTGGTCAAGCGACCCTCCATCCTAAAGCAGGATGACCTAAAGGAGCTCGATGAACTGGATCACGATGGAGACGAGGGCTGGGCAG gggcACATGAGGAGATTGACTACTCCGCCAAGTTGAAGTTCAGTGATGATGAAGGAGATGACGAGGGGGAAGAGGACACAACAGAGAGCAAGAATGACTTAAA CGAGCAGCAGAAATCCCAGGAGGCCCCCTATGCAACCTCATGCTCTCGGGCCTCAGACAGCAGTGGAGAGAACCGTCACACGCCTCCATCCAACACTGACAATGACCCCCAGACTTCCTCCAACAAGCCAGGATGGACTGAGGAGGGAGGCAGCGGCTGGAGCGGCCAAGGAGCACCAGCCAACTACCAG GGGCGCAGGCATGGAGTGGGTGGTCACCGGGAGCAGCCCTCCCCCCCACCTGGGCCACTCCTTGGACAAGGGCCTCACTCCTTTTACCGACAG GAGCGTTCTCACAACCAGAGTGCCTCATCAGGCTCCGGAAAACCTGGCCACACACAGCATCAGCCGGCAGCAGGAGGCCAGACCCCTCCTCCCCAGCCTGGACTGCTGGTCCATGCGGTCCCAGGGGATGATGAGGACGAGACATGGCGTCAGCGCAGGAAGCAATCTTCCACTGAGATCTCTGCTGCAGTCGAGCGAGCCCGTCGACGCCGCGAAGAGGAGGAACGAAGAATGGAGGAGGAGAGGCGTGCCGCATGTGCAGAAAAGTTGAAAAGGCTGGATGAGAAGCAGCAACAGCAAGGCAGCAACGCAGGAGGAAGTGGTGGCAGTAAAACACCAAGCCTGGATGGAAATTCTACGACTGCCACAGCCGGCAGCCTTAGTCCATCCTTGTCAGCCTCTGCGTCTTCCCCCAACGTCAGCCAGCCCCCTTCCCCATGTGTCGACCCTGAAGAGCCTCCTGCGCTGGCTGTGCAGCCAGGAGCAGGTCTTGGCGTCAGTGACAGACAGCGAGCAAACAGCAACAGTAGCTATGATTCCAGCACTG ATGCACAACATTGTCCTCAACCAGCTGTGTCACAGCCACAGCAACCTACATTGGATGTACCTCCCCCGGTAGACAAAGAAGAGACTGTCTGCACGCCTCACGTTCGATCTGGAAGTGGAGGTGAAAGAGGAACTGAACCAGTGAAGATTGAGAATATTGGTGCCGGGTCAGGCCGTCAAGCAGTTGGCCCTCCAGGGCAGGTTTACTCCAAATACCAGAAGTCTCTGCCACCTCGTTTTCAGAGGCAGCAGCAG GAACAGCTACTGAAGCAGCAGCAACAGTGGCAACAGCAGCACAGTCAGGCTTCCCAAAGCCAGATCTCCCCCCAAGCCCAACCACCGCAGGGTCCTTCACCAGTTTCAACTCCCCAGCCGGGGCCTGGACCTAAGCAAGGTGGACCACTGTATCAACCCAGCAATTTAGTCCGGCCGTTGCCAATGAATTTTGACCCTCGCTGGATGATGATGTCCTATATGGACCCACGCATGATGCAAGGTCGTCCACCGCCCATGGACTTCTATTCGGCTGGCATGCACCCATCAG GGCTTATTGGGCGCGAGCGATCAGATTCTGGAGGATCTGGTTCAGACCCCTTTGAACGGCAACAGCAGCATCCAGGGCATCCTCACCGTGGAACTCCCCCAATTGATCCCAAGTTGGCCTGGGGGACCGAGGTATTCCCTGGTGGAGGGGAAGCTTGTGGGTTAAATTCTCCTCTCAGGCAGAGGCAGACAtcagaggaggaggatgtgACCAAAGGGCCCAG GGGTGACACTCCTCCACATCGCATTCGAGAGGGTGGCTTGGGACCCGTCAAGCAGCCTAACACGAGCTCTGGGCCGTCGAACCAGACACCACCACCTGTTAGTGCACCGGGAGGCAGCCACCACCCTCATCATTACATGAGTGGGCAGGGCAACTACAACAACTTTCCTGAACAAGGTGCAAGGATGCCATCGCtccagcaacagcagcaaagAGCTGGTGAAAGGGGAACCCACTCCCATGGCTTTACCCATCAGGATGACGTCCCAGCGCGTGGCTCTCAGTCAGGCCAATTATGGGGGGCTCCACACCCTCATTACGATCGTAATGGCCGCGCAGACCACCCAGCTGGAGAGGGTAACTCTCATCACCACCAACACCATCACAATCACCACCCTCAGCAGCCTCACTACACTGTCCAACCCCATAAGCCTGAGAACAGCCATGACAGGATAGTTGAGCCCCTTCCCAAGAAGACCAACTCTTCTCCCCCCCTCCAACAATCTTCCCTATCATCTTCatgctcctcttcttcctcttctgctTCTACTAGAGAAGATGGCAGTGTTAAGGCCACtttacatcatcatcattctCACAGAGAAGGTGAAGCTGGTGTTGGGCAAAGTCTTGGTGAAAGAGGCGTCAGTGGTAGTGCTGGCAGTGGTAACCatgtaaaacatgaaaaaactggCTCCTCGCATGCTCCACATGGCTCTGTGAGTGCCAGCCCACCTCCTGCTCAACATGGCAGTCTCTCTCAGCCCCAGCACCATCCCCATCCAAGGTCAAACCAAAGGGCGATGCGGGACCACAAAACCGAGACACAGTGGGGTCCTCGCCCCGGCAGCACCAATACAGGTGGGCCATCCTCTCATGGCAGGAGGGCCAACAATGCAGGAGGTGGGAACAATTCCCGTGGCGGTGATGACTCTTCCAATGCTCTTTTGGAGCACAAGCCCATCAGTCAGGCAGGAGGCAGCAATCCCAACAAAAGGGCTGGACCAATCAAGAAGCCAGTGATGAAAGAGATGAAGAAAGAGGCAGGAGAAATTGATGGAGGAGAAAAAGCAAACCAAGGCTTTGGTAAAGATAAAGAGAAGGATGGTGGCCAGTCCACTTTAATAAAACAGGATGCCTCCACCACCCATAACGCATCAGCTGTATCGGGTAAAGAAGAGCCCGCTACCACAATAAAACCCAGAAATGGAGGGAAAGAACGGGcacatgcaggaggaggaggaggaggaggaggaggtgggggtgggTCAGGCAGAGGGCCAAAAGAGGCAGACACCACTTCTTCAGGATTTTCAGGGTCCTCTTCTCGGAGGGACAGAGACCGTTCTTTTGAAAGAAGAGCGAGCAATTCCCACAATCATGGAATGTCCAACAAAGCCACCCGAGGCAGTCGCGGACGAGGTGGGGAATTTTTTGCCCGTGGTCGTGGTTATAGGGGTACCTACACAGCCAGTGCGGGGCCTAGTGGTGGCAACCGTGGCAGAATGGGTGGCAGGAGTGGCAGAGACTATCGCATATCTGTTGCTGGCAGCCACCATCACGATTCAAAGGTCGAGGGCCCTGGTGGTAGACATGGTCAAGATAGGTCCCAGCACAACCCAGCCAGAGCCAGGAATCGAAGTGAAACACGCAGTGAGGGCTCAGAGTATGAAGAAATCCCcaagaggaggagggagagaGGCTCTGAGACGGGCAGTGAGAGTGGGGCAAGTGATCTTGGTCATTCAGACAAAGACGACACTCAGAAACCCAACACCAAGAATGGCTTGGATAACACCAACACCACTAGCAGCGGCAACCTTTCATCTGCACCAAGAGGTTCACAGGCTCGGGTTTTCACCCCAAGGGGTGTGCCATCAAGGAGGGGAAGGGGAGGTAGTAGCGGAGGAGGAAATATCTACAGGAATAGTGGCAATGTTGGCGGAACAATTGGAGGACATCGGGTTGCACCCGGTTCAGCCTCTCATGGTGGGTCCTCAAGGCAGCCAAACTCGGCACGAAGGCAACAAGCTCTGACACAAACCTCAGGGCACAAGGACTTGGGCAGAGGAGGGCTTACTTTGGTGAAGAAGGATAAGACTGCTGATGGAACTCAAGCTCAAAGTCATGGATCCAATCCTCCTCCGCCATCTTTGTTGGTTACAACTCCTACCACGCAAACGTCCACTGAAAATGGAGCTGTTTTAACCCAACAAGCGTCATCCAACTCTGCATCCATCACCGGGGCGCCAAATTCAGTCCATCCTCCTCCTAACCGCGGGTTCCCTCCCAGTGGGTTTGAGAGACCCAAACGCCGTCGTCACGGGCGTTCCCAACATCAGCAGGACAAGCCACCTCGCTTTCGGAGACTGAAGGAACGAGAGAATGCTGCACGAATCAATGGCGGGGTGGGTGTCATTGGGGGAGGAAGGCCCGCGTCTCCTTCCTTAAACTCAGTTCAGGACAGTAACGGAGCCACTGTCACAACTACGCTGATTAGTAATGCGCAGAATACCAACCACAACGCTTCGCTTACAACCAACACTAATAATAGTGGTGGTGGGCACCTCAGCAATGCAAACagccaccaccatcaccacttcAGCCAGGGAAGCACTGGACCTACACACCCGCAGCACCACCACAGCCATGGAGCAAAGTCCCCCGACTTTACTAACCAGAACTCAGACCAGGCCAATGAGGAGTGGGAGACTGCTTCTGAGAGCAGCGACTTCACTGAGTTCCGAGATAAGGAGGGAGGAGGGAAGTCTTATCCCGCTCACCCTCACCACCCCCTGGGGAAGGGACTAGGTGGAGGTGGGGGAGGCGTGGTCGAGCGAGAGATGGCAGGGAAAGAGCCCCAAGCTAACAAGAGAAGCTTTTCAAGCCAGCGTCCTGGCATGGAAAGGCAAAACCGGAGGGTTAACGTtggaggagctggaggcggagGGGGAGGAAGAGGTCCTCGAGGGCCAACTGGTGGTGGCGGCGGCTCCAGTGGGACTGGAAATGGAGGTGGCAACCGCGGAGAGAAGCGGGGCAATTGGCCCTCCCCGAAAAATAGGAAGTGA